From one Agathobaculum sp. NTUH-O15-33 genomic stretch:
- a CDS encoding BlaI/MecI/CopY family transcriptional regulator, whose amino-acid sequence MGLKRLSLSEEELMNVFWKIGTPITSVDILQYAKDKTWSGNYIHKMLRELEEKKFIEMCGAEKHRGRLVRQFKAIVSREDYATFFLEQQGLSTKALADIAVAFVKKKQIKKKKSEADQKDVIDEQLIKKLQEMVDALKEEE is encoded by the coding sequence ATGGGATTAAAAAGACTGTCCCTGTCGGAAGAGGAATTAATGAATGTGTTTTGGAAAATCGGCACGCCGATCACGAGCGTAGATATTTTGCAATATGCGAAGGATAAGACATGGAGCGGAAACTACATCCACAAAATGCTCAGGGAATTAGAAGAGAAAAAGTTTATTGAAATGTGCGGCGCAGAAAAGCACCGGGGGCGTTTGGTAAGGCAATTTAAAGCAATCGTTTCGCGGGAAGACTATGCAACCTTTTTCTTAGAGCAACAAGGCCTTAGCACAAAGGCGCTGGCGGACATCGCCGTAGCGTTCGTGAAGAAAAAGCAGATTAAAAAGAAAAAAAGCGAAGCGGACCAAAAGGATGTGATCGACGAGCAATTAATCAAAAAACTGCAGGAGATGGTTGATGCTTTAAAAGAGGAAGAATAA
- a CDS encoding glutamine--tRNA ligase/YqeY domain fusion protein: MLENVNNFLTEIIDEDLAAGLTERIHTRFPPEPNGYLHIGSAKAIFINWSIAKKYGGLFNLRYDDTNPVKEDTEYVDSIWEDIKWLTGEEPNGGVYYGSDYFETCYECAVQLIRDGKAFVCDLTQEEMRAYRGTLKAPGKESPYRDRSVEENLRLFEEMRAGKYPDGSKTLRAKIDMASRNMNLRDPAIYRIVRAHHHRQGDAWCIYPLYDFAHPIQDAIEGITHSMCSIEFENHRPLYEWVVDNCPLPHHPKQREFARLNVTNTVMSKRYLRELVETGRVEGWDDPRMPTLSALRRRGYTPSAILDFVQRAGIAKANSLVDIKLLEHCIREELNKTALRRMAVLEPIKLTITNYPEDKQESFEIANNPQDEATGTRMVPFTRELYIEKSDFAEVPPPKFQRLKPDGEVRLMGAYIVKCNEIVKDENGEVVELRCTADLETGNGMPADGRKVRGTIHWVSAPTAIDAEVYLYENLFTLENTADVPEGTNYLDFLNPDSLKKLSGCKLEPSVAEVETGAHMQFVRMGYFVKDREPGRFNRVVTLKDSFAKTLK; the protein is encoded by the coding sequence ATGTTGGAAAACGTAAACAACTTTTTGACTGAGATCATCGACGAGGATCTCGCGGCGGGCCTTACCGAAAGGATACACACCCGCTTCCCGCCGGAGCCGAACGGCTATCTGCACATCGGCTCGGCCAAGGCGATTTTTATCAACTGGTCGATCGCCAAGAAGTACGGCGGCCTGTTCAACCTGCGTTACGACGATACCAACCCGGTCAAAGAGGATACGGAGTACGTCGATTCGATCTGGGAGGATATCAAGTGGCTGACCGGCGAAGAGCCGAACGGCGGCGTTTACTACGGTTCGGACTATTTCGAGACTTGCTATGAATGCGCCGTGCAGCTCATCCGCGACGGGAAGGCCTTTGTGTGCGACCTGACGCAGGAGGAAATGCGCGCCTACCGCGGCACGCTTAAAGCGCCGGGGAAAGAAAGCCCCTACCGCGACCGTTCGGTCGAAGAAAACCTGCGCCTTTTTGAAGAGATGCGCGCGGGCAAGTATCCGGACGGTTCTAAAACGCTGCGCGCCAAGATCGACATGGCGAGCCGCAACATGAACCTGCGCGACCCCGCGATCTACCGTATCGTACGGGCGCATCACCACCGGCAGGGGGATGCGTGGTGCATTTATCCGCTGTACGATTTCGCGCACCCGATCCAAGACGCGATCGAGGGCATCACGCATTCGATGTGTTCGATCGAGTTTGAAAACCACCGGCCGCTGTATGAGTGGGTCGTGGACAACTGTCCGTTGCCGCACCACCCCAAGCAGCGCGAATTTGCCCGCCTGAATGTGACCAATACGGTCATGAGCAAGCGCTACTTGCGCGAGCTGGTAGAGACCGGCCGCGTCGAGGGCTGGGACGATCCGCGCATGCCCACGCTTTCCGCGCTACGCCGCCGTGGCTATACGCCCTCCGCGATTTTGGACTTTGTGCAGCGCGCGGGCATCGCCAAGGCGAATAGTCTGGTCGATATCAAGCTGCTGGAACACTGCATCCGCGAGGAGCTGAACAAGACCGCGCTGCGCCGCATGGCCGTGCTGGAGCCGATCAAGCTGACAATTACCAACTATCCGGAGGACAAGCAGGAGTCGTTCGAGATCGCGAACAATCCGCAGGATGAAGCCACCGGCACCCGCATGGTGCCGTTCACGCGCGAGCTTTATATTGAAAAAAGCGACTTTGCCGAGGTGCCGCCTCCGAAGTTCCAGCGCCTCAAGCCGGACGGCGAGGTCCGCCTGATGGGCGCGTATATCGTGAAGTGCAACGAGATCGTCAAGGATGAGAACGGCGAGGTCGTTGAGCTGCGCTGCACGGCCGATCTGGAAACCGGCAACGGCATGCCGGCGGATGGCCGCAAGGTGCGCGGCACGATCCATTGGGTATCCGCGCCGACCGCGATCGACGCGGAGGTCTATCTGTATGAAAACCTCTTCACGCTGGAAAACACGGCGGACGTACCGGAAGGCACCAATTACCTCGATTTCCTTAACCCGGATTCGCTGAAAAAGCTGTCCGGCTGCAAGCTGGAGCCGTCTGTTGCCGAAGTGGAAACGGGCGCGCACATGCAGTTTGTCCGTATGGGCTATTTCGTAAAAGATCGTGAACCCGGCCGCTTCAACCGTGTCGTCACGCTGAAAGACAGCTTTGCCAAAACGCTGAAATAA
- a CDS encoding copper amine oxidase N-terminal domain-containing protein, producing MKKRFLAAVLGAAMLGATAFAADPAAPEDTTPAEPGNYPYTIGEEATVLEMQQGSGEYADMLVKTDTHEELVLHFSENTLLMDTQTGFLANETDLNKGDKVYVYYGAAMTRSLPPQVTAEAVLVNLDDKHSPAHLLTAEEVVRNQDGSVTILAESGSMFVTIPAETDIRPLATKNIVSLEDIHMGTQLFAWYDFMALSMPGQATATKVVLPPQQDRAFTMIHEGDIAIGEGKVENGIAMVPLRAAAEAKGFTVTWNGKDQSVQLSNGEIQTTVTLGEDLYYYASAKAVGMSKPSPLGAASYEQDGTTWAPAQLITLLCGENSAVLMGSVMYL from the coding sequence ATGAAAAAGAGATTTTTAGCAGCAGTGCTTGGCGCTGCCATGCTGGGCGCTACCGCCTTTGCCGCCGACCCGGCGGCGCCTGAGGACACGACCCCGGCCGAACCCGGCAACTACCCCTATACGATCGGCGAGGAAGCCACCGTGCTTGAAATGCAGCAGGGCTCCGGCGAGTATGCGGATATGCTGGTTAAAACCGATACGCATGAGGAACTGGTACTGCATTTTTCCGAAAACACGCTGCTCATGGATACGCAGACCGGATTTTTGGCCAATGAGACCGACCTGAATAAGGGCGACAAGGTATACGTTTACTACGGCGCCGCGATGACCCGCAGCCTGCCGCCGCAGGTCACGGCCGAAGCCGTGCTGGTCAATCTGGACGATAAGCATTCGCCCGCGCACCTGCTGACCGCGGAAGAGGTCGTGCGCAATCAGGACGGCAGCGTTACCATTCTGGCCGAATCCGGCAGCATGTTCGTGACCATTCCGGCTGAGACCGACATCCGCCCGCTGGCCACCAAGAATATTGTTTCCTTGGAAGATATCCACATGGGCACCCAGCTGTTCGCTTGGTATGATTTTATGGCGCTTTCCATGCCCGGTCAGGCCACTGCGACCAAGGTCGTGCTGCCGCCCCAGCAGGATCGCGCATTCACCATGATCCATGAAGGCGACATCGCGATCGGCGAGGGCAAGGTGGAAAACGGTATCGCGATGGTGCCGCTGCGCGCCGCCGCCGAAGCCAAGGGTTTTACCGTTACTTGGAACGGCAAGGATCAGAGCGTTCAGCTCTCGAACGGCGAGATCCAGACCACGGTGACGCTGGGCGAGGATCTGTACTACTATGCCTCCGCCAAGGCTGTCGGCATGTCCAAGCCGAGCCCGCTCGGCGCTGCCTCCTATGAGCAGGACGGCACGACTTGGGCTCCGGCTCAGCTCATCACCCTGCTGTGCGGCGAAAATTCCGCCGTGCTGATGGGCAGCGTAATGTATCTGTAA
- a CDS encoding S-layer homology domain-containing protein gives MKKMFRIAYAGAALCAALSTAALAADFTQSADRLHELGLFQGTENGYELDRAPTRAEAAAMLTRLLGKESEAKSLTYSAPFTDLQNWEKPYVQYLYENGLTTGATATTYEPEAPLTANMYAAFLLRALGYSDTAGDFTYRGASDYAEELGVYDETIVDAGHFLRDHVAAASYTALAAQPKGSEKTLLRTLTEQGAVDKTAAEPYLAQFAVYQEYREATAGMDDLKALEVTHTLTGSISASWENREKDKLFDLTSAETLKLDRVSPVLLSERTVTMRAPDGTEKTFIAESYTADGMRYVSQNGVKARTAQTAEQMHALTGSYARVPAALVENIAKSGNGGYVITYNKAGLNRLDGALGAAADAVGRLGDMTIYSVFVKHNVSGGRIVSQGTTVEFDGGTVAGTLFSEMELVAVDDKVVLTPPENLSQYPLAK, from the coding sequence ATGAAAAAAATGTTTCGTATCGCGTACGCGGGCGCAGCGCTCTGCGCCGCGCTTTCCACAGCCGCTCTGGCGGCTGATTTTACCCAAAGCGCGGACCGTTTGCACGAACTGGGCCTGTTTCAGGGCACGGAAAACGGCTACGAGCTGGACCGCGCGCCCACACGGGCCGAAGCGGCCGCCATGCTGACCCGTCTGCTCGGTAAGGAGAGCGAGGCAAAGAGCCTGACCTATTCCGCGCCCTTTACCGATCTGCAAAACTGGGAAAAGCCTTATGTGCAGTACTTATATGAAAACGGCCTGACCACCGGCGCGACGGCTACCACCTATGAGCCCGAAGCGCCGCTGACCGCGAATATGTATGCTGCTTTTCTGCTGCGGGCGCTCGGCTATAGCGATACGGCGGGCGATTTTACCTATCGCGGCGCTTCCGACTATGCGGAAGAACTCGGCGTGTACGATGAAACCATTGTGGATGCCGGCCATTTTTTGCGCGACCATGTGGCCGCGGCGAGCTATACCGCGCTGGCCGCGCAGCCCAAGGGCAGCGAAAAAACGTTATTGCGCACACTGACCGAGCAGGGCGCGGTGGACAAAACGGCGGCCGAGCCTTATCTTGCGCAGTTCGCGGTCTATCAGGAATACCGCGAGGCGACCGCCGGAATGGACGATCTAAAAGCGCTGGAGGTGACGCACACCTTGACCGGCTCGATCAGCGCTTCGTGGGAGAATCGCGAAAAAGATAAGCTGTTCGACCTGACCAGCGCGGAGACCTTAAAGCTTGACCGCGTTTCGCCCGTCCTGCTTTCGGAGCGCACCGTTACCATGCGCGCGCCGGACGGAACGGAAAAGACCTTTATCGCCGAAAGCTATACGGCGGACGGCATGCGGTATGTTTCGCAGAACGGTGTGAAAGCCCGCACCGCGCAGACGGCCGAGCAGATGCATGCGCTCACCGGCTCCTACGCTCGCGTGCCGGCGGCTTTGGTGGAGAATATCGCGAAAAGCGGCAACGGCGGCTATGTCATTACCTATAATAAGGCCGGCCTGAACCGCCTCGACGGCGCGCTGGGCGCCGCCGCGGATGCGGTGGGCCGGCTGGGCGATATGACGATCTACTCCGTTTTCGTCAAGCACAACGTGTCCGGCGGCCGCATCGTATCGCAGGGCACCACGGTGGAGTTCGACGGCGGCACGGTGGCCGGTACGCTGTTTAGCGAAATGGAGCTGGTCGCGGTGGACGACAAAGTCGTTTTGACGCCGCCGGAAAATTTATCTCAATATCCCCTCGCAAAATAG
- a CDS encoding L-lactate dehydrogenase: MSSIQKCGVIGVGFVGATSAFTLATSGLFSEITLVDMNQKKAEGEAADINHGISFARPCHVRAGGYAELKDCGLIIIAAGANQKPGETRVELLGRNQAIMSSIINEIMNVNQDAILLIVSNPVDVLTYMAHNISGLPAGRVLGSGTVLDTSRLKYLLGQHLGVDMRNVHAFIIGEHGDSELAVWSSANISGVDLADYCRITGKDYSFGAMQRIYENVRDAAYSIIDGKGATYYGIGMAVRRIAEAIVRDEHSVLPVSSLISGHYGVNGLCLGLPSVVGRGGVESVLDIPLSYDELRQLQTSADKLGELIGELETIG; this comes from the coding sequence ATGAGCAGTATTCAAAAATGCGGTGTGATCGGCGTGGGCTTCGTCGGCGCGACCTCGGCCTTTACCCTTGCGACAAGCGGCCTGTTTTCCGAGATCACCCTTGTCGATATGAACCAGAAAAAGGCCGAGGGCGAGGCGGCCGATATCAACCACGGCATTTCCTTTGCCCGGCCCTGCCACGTGCGCGCGGGCGGCTACGCCGAACTGAAGGATTGCGGGCTGATCATCATAGCGGCGGGCGCAAACCAAAAACCGGGCGAGACCCGCGTCGAGCTGCTGGGCCGCAACCAAGCGATCATGTCCTCTATTATTAACGAAATTATGAATGTCAATCAAGACGCGATCCTGCTGATCGTATCCAACCCGGTGGACGTGCTCACCTATATGGCGCACAATATCTCCGGGCTGCCCGCGGGACGCGTGCTCGGTTCGGGCACGGTGCTGGACACCTCGCGCCTAAAGTACCTGCTGGGTCAGCACCTTGGCGTCGATATGCGCAACGTGCACGCTTTTATCATTGGCGAGCACGGCGACAGCGAGCTTGCCGTTTGGTCCTCGGCCAACATCTCCGGCGTCGACCTTGCCGATTACTGCCGCATCACGGGCAAGGATTATTCCTTTGGCGCAATGCAGCGCATCTATGAAAATGTACGCGACGCGGCGTACTCGATCATAGACGGCAAGGGCGCGACGTATTACGGCATCGGCATGGCGGTGCGCCGCATCGCGGAGGCGATCGTGCGGGACGAGCACTCGGTACTGCCGGTCTCTTCCCTGATTAGCGGCCATTACGGCGTAAACGGTCTTTGTTTGGGCCTGCCCTCGGTCGTGGGCCGGGGCGGCGTGGAATCGGTGCTGGACATCCCGCTCTCCTACGACGAGCTGCGGCAGCTGCAAACCTCGGCGGACAAGCTCGGCGAACTGATCGGCGAATTGGAGACCATAGGCTGA
- a CDS encoding S-layer homology domain-containing protein, whose protein sequence is MKRLLKTLSASLLIVGSLAVSAAAASFDHCADTLKDLGLFQGTAQGYELDRAPTRGEAAAMLVRLLGKEAEAKTLTYSAPFTDLDGWQKPYVQYLYDNKLTSGASATTFEPEEACTANMYAAFLLRALGYSETEDGYTYKQAVEKAYSIGLADFANCDINAPFLRDNVAAMSYTALACPPKGETETVLLEKLVEDGSVDSAKAAPVLKTFETVAEYAADAYLTSQQTKVDMDADISMNLSMNDQKLMSLSMPMNMKMDMNLANMDQSKMSMKGTMKAVLDPSLVEEGASNTQEAAIEYYYADGVYYMNGMGEKIKMDMSFEDSLGGMTEMTQMQNNPISMIKSIEKSGDTYTVTYASGALGSMVNSILGATGMGDAVADLSFNIDEMTAKETVKNGQLSAMDMTMRLSVTVSDVKASMDMTMKCKVNATGDSVKVTLPTDLSTYQEMTGTLPTTPAA, encoded by the coding sequence ATGAAAAGATTGCTGAAAACCCTTTCCGCATCACTGCTGATCGTCGGATCGCTGGCTGTTTCGGCCGCTGCGGCGAGTTTTGACCATTGTGCGGATACGCTCAAGGATCTGGGCTTGTTTCAGGGCACGGCGCAGGGCTACGAGCTGGACCGCGCGCCGACGCGCGGCGAAGCGGCCGCCATGCTGGTGCGGCTGCTCGGCAAGGAAGCGGAGGCAAAAACGCTTACCTATTCCGCGCCCTTTACCGATCTGGACGGCTGGCAGAAGCCCTATGTGCAATACCTGTATGATAACAAGCTGACGAGCGGCGCGAGCGCGACCACCTTTGAGCCGGAAGAAGCCTGCACGGCGAACATGTACGCCGCGTTCCTGCTGCGCGCGCTCGGCTACAGCGAGACTGAGGACGGCTACACCTACAAGCAGGCGGTGGAAAAGGCGTATTCGATCGGCCTTGCCGACTTTGCCAACTGTGATATCAACGCCCCCTTCCTGCGCGACAACGTCGCCGCGATGAGCTACACCGCGCTGGCCTGCCCGCCCAAGGGCGAGACCGAGACGGTGCTGCTCGAAAAGCTGGTAGAGGACGGCTCTGTGGACAGCGCCAAGGCAGCGCCGGTACTCAAAACATTTGAGACCGTTGCCGAATATGCAGCCGACGCATACCTGACCAGCCAGCAGACCAAGGTCGATATGGACGCTGATATTTCCATGAACCTTTCCATGAACGATCAGAAGCTGATGAGCCTTTCCATGCCCATGAACATGAAGATGGATATGAATCTGGCGAACATGGATCAGTCTAAAATGTCCATGAAGGGCACGATGAAGGCCGTGCTTGATCCCTCACTGGTAGAGGAAGGCGCAAGCAACACGCAGGAAGCCGCGATCGAGTATTACTACGCGGACGGCGTGTATTACATGAACGGCATGGGCGAGAAAATCAAGATGGATATGTCCTTTGAAGATTCGCTGGGCGGCATGACGGAAATGACCCAGATGCAGAACAACCCGATCAGCATGATCAAGAGCATTGAAAAATCTGGCGATACCTACACCGTGACCTATGCGAGCGGCGCGCTTGGCTCCATGGTCAATTCGATCTTGGGCGCGACCGGCATGGGCGACGCGGTGGCCGATCTCTCGTTCAATATCGACGAGATGACCGCGAAGGAAACGGTAAAGAACGGCCAGCTTTCCGCAATGGATATGACCATGCGCCTGTCCGTTACCGTGTCGGACGTTAAGGCGTCGATGGATATGACCATGAAGTGCAAGGTGAATGCGACGGGCGATAGCGTCAAGGTTACGCTGCCGACCGATCTGAGCACTTATCAGGAGATGACCGGTACCCTTCCGACAACCCCGGCGGCCTAA